The genomic interval TATAATGTTTGGGGTTGAAAAATCAGTAGCTCGTTGTGGAATGTGAGAACAAAATTACCTGCTTTGGTAATTTTTGAAAAGCGTAAAAATACCTGATTTATATAGGTGTTAACCGTACATTCAGCGCACACATCTATGGCGGCTGTGGTTTCACGGTATGGCCGACAGTTATCTCAGGCAATAATACTTTCGTTCATATCGACATACCGGGCGGAAGAATTGTCCTGACAAAATTCAGCGGAATTTGGCGGTGAAGCCTGAGCGATCCGTTCCTGGGAATCGTTGGATGTGCTACAGGACGCAGATTTAATTAATTGCTGATGGCAGTATTTGTATAAATTTTGTCCTTATTTGCCCTGGTGCCAGCGTTACTTTTACACAAAATCATATAAAACATGGGAAAAGATGATACTACTCTCACTGTTGCTGATACAAAGAATGGTGAGCACTACGATCAACCTTTGAAGGTGGGATTTTTGGTGTATGAAAACCAGGACCAGATCGACTTTACAGGGCCTTTTGAAGTACTATCCCGGATGACGGACATTGAAATATATGTTATTGCTAAGTCGCTAACCCCCGTGAAAGATATCAAACGATTGACAATAACTCCCGATACAGCAATTGCCAATGCCCCGGAACTTGATCTGTTGGTGGTTTCCGGCGGGTTTGGACAGCATGATCTAATGCATGATACGGAGGTGTTATCTTTTATCCACAAACACTATCTGTCCGGAAAATATATCATGTCCGTATGTACGGGAGCGCTTTTGTGCGGTGCTGCCGGAATTTTGGAGGGAGTACGGGCAACGACCCATTGGGCATCATGGGAGTTCTTAAAATATTATGGAGCGATACCGGTGAAGTCGAGATATGTGGTTGACGGCAAATTGTTAAGTACCGCGGGCGTCACGGCTGGTATTGACGGCGCATTGAAACTGGTATCAATACTCAGAGGTGAGGCGGAAGCCAAAGAGATCCAGCTGGAATTGGAGTATGCCCCTGATCCTCCTTTCAACAGCGGCACTCCTGAAACAGCGGAGCAAGCGACTATTGAGGCTTATTACCGGCGGTATGGGCATATTAAGCAATTGCGTGAAGAAGATGCGATACAATTTGCTGCCGGAGCGGAAAACAATCCTGGGTATAGGATTGGTTAATTGCTGGGGCAAAGATCTTACCCGACGCTACATGATATGCTGCTAAAAAAGCTGCTCATAAGGGCACAATCACTGGTATGTACGCCAGACAAACCGAACTATTTTATGCAGGATTTCAAAATAACAAGCGGCTGATTAAAATGTATATCGCATTGATATGTAAGCAGTAATGGTGCTTTTTGTGTTGGTTTCCTCTGTATATTGCATTTATGTTTGGGCTTGATAAATATCAATATACAGCTGACAAAAGCTTTATGGCTTATCATTTTATTAGTAACGGGCCACAGGGTGCAATACAAAAGATCGCTAAATTTAATCTGCTCGATGAGCACCTTTACAATTTTGGGTTCGGTGACTTAGATCCTGCAACAGGAGATATTTCCGATACTGCTATAAGCGATAATAAAGATGTAGATGTTATAATGGGGACACTTGGCTCAATCATTTATGATTTTACCAATTTGTTCCCTAATTCACTTATCTCTGTTCAAGGAACTAACAAGGCGAGAACCCGGTTATATCAGATGAATATAAATAAACATTGGGAGCGAATTGAACCGGTCTTTGAAGTATACGGATTAGTAGAAGACGATCACTGGGAGCCTTTCCAAAAAGGAGTAAATTATCAAGCATTTTTAGGATATCAAAAAGGGAGTTTTAGCTTTTGATCACCAGGCAATTAGATAGGTTTTTAGAAGTAGGTAAAAATAATTAACTTCGTGTTATGTCAAATAAGTCAAAAAAGAGAGGAATTACTAAGGTCGGTATCAAGCCATTGGTTGCCGTAGATCCTACATTGCCTTCATTTGAGGGACATCCTTTTTTTGAGAAAAAGGCCCAGGCTGTAAAAAGACTTCTTAAAAAGGTAGGGCTTCCTTCGCACCTTAATCCCAGGCTCCGTTAATAACAGTCTGCTTGCTGTAGCGAATCGTTATTGTGGGCGTGGTAAATTCATCTGCGTAAAAAAAGCCATCCCGTTTAAGTGAGACGGCTTTTTAATACTTTGCTTATCGTGCTATCTCCTGCACCAATACGCAGATATTCCCTGCGTATCTGTATCTACGCCACATGTCCCGAAAAGGGCATTGCAGCCTGTTCACTTCTGCAAAAATCATGAATTAGTTCAGCCACTTTTTCGGGTTGTTGTACCATTATCAGATGCCCTACCCGTGGAATAACCACCATT from Chitinophaga filiformis carries:
- a CDS encoding DJ-1/PfpI family protein gives rise to the protein MGKDDTTLTVADTKNGEHYDQPLKVGFLVYENQDQIDFTGPFEVLSRMTDIEIYVIAKSLTPVKDIKRLTITPDTAIANAPELDLLVVSGGFGQHDLMHDTEVLSFIHKHYLSGKYIMSVCTGALLCGAAGILEGVRATTHWASWEFLKYYGAIPVKSRYVVDGKLLSTAGVTAGIDGALKLVSILRGEAEAKEIQLELEYAPDPPFNSGTPETAEQATIEAYYRRYGHIKQLREEDAIQFAAGAENNPGYRIG
- a CDS encoding DUF6934 family protein — its product is MFGLDKYQYTADKSFMAYHFISNGPQGAIQKIAKFNLLDEHLYNFGFGDLDPATGDISDTAISDNKDVDVIMGTLGSIIYDFTNLFPNSLISVQGTNKARTRLYQMNINKHWERIEPVFEVYGLVEDDHWEPFQKGVNYQAFLGYQKGSFSF